Proteins encoded within one genomic window of Bacteroidota bacterium:
- a CDS encoding protease codes for MNKVSVLLFLIVVSITSAIAQEEARLMRFPSIHGNQVVFSYAGDLFSANTQDGQAKKLTNHVGYEMFAHFSPDGKNIAFTGEYDGNREVYVISAKGGVPKRLTYTATLGRDDISDRMGPNNIVMAWKDNVTIVFRSRMKSYNAFVGQLFEVNINQGLQKQLELPRGGFCSFSPNGEKMAYNRVFREFRTWKYYEGGMADDVWIYDFKSKSTENITNNKAQDIFPMWYKNKVYYLSDRNRTMNLFVYDMTDKTTKQITEFTNYDVKFPSLGDKAIVFENGGFIYTYDLQSLKLNKLKIIIHDDLIYSRDEIVDASKFMRGIEMSPDAKRLVATARGDVFSIPAEKGITLNLTKSSGAHDRNAIWSPDGKYIAYISDVSGENEIYILAQDGSQDPVALTKGGGSYKYHISWSPDSKKILWADKELQLQYVDIDSKKIKVVDKAQAWEFSNYNWSPDSKWIAYSRSEVSSMSNIYIYSLDDDKKQVVTDGWYNSGSAKFSNDGKYLFFTSARDFNPTYSWTEWNHAYVDMSKMYFVTLSKETPSPFEPTNDQVTMKEDTDKKSESEEKEDVMKVDLEDIQQRILAIPTDAGNYYGINCIDGVVYYVKRKQGSKASLNMYDLEKQKETELGEYNSYDVSVDGKKMLIRKGRDYYIIALAKSKINLSEGKVNLADMKVRVNKEEEWMQIYNEAWRQMRDFFYDPNMHGTNWAALKSKYGSLVPFVKHRDDLNYLIGELIGELSVGHAYVSGGDKPKAERIQMGLLGAELANHSSGYYQINKILKGQNWDKSMRSPLTELGLNIQEGDFILAVNGESTKLMQNIFASLIGSANKQVELTVNSKAELAGSRKVIVIPISDESKLYYYNWVQENIEKVNKATNGKVGYIHIPDMGVAGLNEFVKYFYPQLSKKALIIDDRGNGGGNVSPMIIERLRREMARANMARNTTKTATPKQMLHGPKVCLINEYSASDGDLFPYQFRKYELGKLIGKRSWGGVVGIRGSLPFIDGASLNKPEFSTYDENGWIIEGYGVDPDIYVDNDPAKEYAGIDEQLNKAIEVILEELKNNPQEIPDIPKFPLKNK; via the coding sequence ATGAATAAAGTATCAGTACTTTTATTTTTGATTGTAGTATCCATAACGTCTGCAATTGCACAAGAAGAAGCCAGATTAATGCGTTTTCCTAGCATTCATGGCAATCAGGTTGTTTTCTCCTATGCAGGTGATCTGTTTAGCGCAAATACACAAGATGGCCAAGCCAAAAAGCTAACAAATCATGTAGGTTATGAAATGTTTGCACATTTTTCTCCAGATGGAAAGAATATAGCATTTACAGGAGAATATGATGGAAACAGAGAGGTTTATGTGATTTCTGCTAAGGGTGGAGTTCCAAAACGATTGACCTATACAGCTACTTTAGGTCGTGATGATATTTCGGATCGCATGGGGCCTAATAATATTGTGATGGCTTGGAAAGATAATGTGACAATTGTCTTTCGTTCGAGAATGAAGAGCTACAATGCGTTTGTGGGTCAGTTATTTGAAGTCAATATTAATCAGGGTTTACAGAAGCAATTAGAACTACCTCGTGGTGGTTTTTGCTCTTTTTCGCCTAATGGTGAAAAAATGGCTTATAACCGGGTTTTTCGTGAGTTTAGAACCTGGAAATACTACGAAGGTGGAATGGCTGACGATGTGTGGATTTATGATTTTAAAAGCAAAAGCACTGAAAATATAACCAATAATAAAGCACAGGATATTTTTCCCATGTGGTATAAAAACAAAGTTTATTATTTGTCGGATCGAAATAGAACCATGAACTTATTTGTTTATGATATGACCGATAAAACTACTAAACAAATAACAGAATTTACCAATTATGATGTCAAGTTTCCATCATTGGGAGATAAGGCTATTGTTTTTGAGAATGGTGGATTTATATACACTTATGATTTGCAAAGTTTAAAGCTAAACAAGTTGAAAATTATCATTCACGATGATTTGATCTATAGCCGGGATGAGATTGTAGATGCTTCTAAATTTATGAGAGGTATTGAAATGTCGCCTGATGCAAAACGTCTGGTTGCAACAGCCAGGGGCGATGTGTTTAGTATTCCAGCAGAAAAAGGGATTACTTTAAATCTTACTAAAAGTTCTGGAGCACATGATCGCAATGCAATATGGTCACCCGATGGAAAATACATAGCCTATATCAGTGATGTTAGTGGTGAAAATGAAATTTATATACTTGCTCAGGATGGAAGTCAAGATCCGGTAGCCTTAACCAAAGGAGGAGGTAGCTATAAATACCATATTTCCTGGTCGCCAGATAGTAAAAAAATTCTTTGGGCAGATAAGGAATTGCAATTACAATATGTAGATATTGATTCGAAAAAAATAAAAGTGGTTGATAAAGCCCAAGCATGGGAGTTCTCAAACTATAATTGGTCACCAGACAGCAAGTGGATAGCATACAGTAGATCTGAAGTAAGTAGTATGAGTAATATTTACATCTACAGTTTAGACGATGATAAAAAACAAGTGGTGACCGATGGTTGGTATAATTCAGGTTCTGCTAAATTTAGCAATGATGGTAAATATCTGTTTTTCACATCAGCACGCGATTTTAATCCAACTTATAGCTGGACTGAATGGAATCATGCCTATGTGGATATGAGCAAAATGTATTTTGTTACTTTATCCAAAGAAACGCCTTCACCTTTTGAACCCACCAACGATCAAGTTACAATGAAAGAGGATACTGATAAAAAGTCAGAATCAGAAGAGAAAGAGGATGTCATGAAGGTTGACTTGGAAGATATTCAGCAGAGAATTTTGGCCATACCAACTGATGCAGGTAATTATTATGGAATCAATTGTATTGATGGTGTTGTTTATTATGTGAAAAGAAAACAAGGTTCAAAGGCATCCCTCAATATGTATGATTTGGAAAAGCAAAAAGAAACAGAACTTGGTGAGTATAATTCATATGATGTTTCTGTTGATGGCAAAAAAATGCTAATTCGCAAGGGCAGGGATTATTATATAATTGCTTTAGCAAAATCCAAAATCAACCTCAGTGAAGGTAAAGTTAACTTGGCTGATATGAAGGTTCGAGTTAATAAAGAAGAAGAATGGATGCAAATTTATAATGAAGCCTGGAGGCAGATGAGGGATTTCTTTTACGACCCGAATATGCATGGTACGAATTGGGCAGCATTAAAAAGCAAATATGGAAGCTTGGTTCCTTTTGTCAAGCATAGAGATGATTTGAATTACCTGATCGGTGAATTGATTGGTGAGCTTAGTGTGGGACATGCTTATGTGAGTGGAGGCGATAAACCCAAAGCAGAACGCATTCAAATGGGACTGTTAGGAGCGGAATTGGCCAACCATTCTTCAGGCTATTATCAAATTAACAAAATCCTGAAAGGTCAGAATTGGGATAAGTCAATGCGTTCTCCATTAACTGAATTAGGCTTAAATATTCAAGAAGGTGATTTTATTTTAGCAGTAAACGGAGAGTCTACCAAATTAATGCAGAATATTTTTGCCTCATTGATCGGAAGTGCAAACAAGCAAGTTGAATTGACTGTCAATTCAAAAGCTGAGCTAGCAGGAAGCAGAAAAGTAATCGTTATACCTATTTCAGATGAGAGTAAATTGTACTATTATAATTGGGTTCAGGAAAATATTGAAAAGGTAAATAAGGCAACCAATGGCAAGGTTGGTTACATTCATATTCCTGATATGGGTGTTGCTGGTTTGAATGAATTTGTAAAATATTTCTATCCTCAACTATCAAAAAAAGCACTTATTATTGATGACAGAGGAAATGGTGGGGGAAATGTATCACCCATGATTATTGAGCGATTGCGAAGAGAAATGGCTCGTGCAAACATGGCTAGAAATACCACCAAGACTGCCACACCAAAGCAAATGCTGCATGGACCTAAAGTGTGTCTGATTAATGAATATTCTGCTTCTGATGGCGACCTTTTTCCTTATCAGTTCAGGAAATATGAATTAGGTAAATTAATTGGTAAAAGAAGTTGGGGAGGTGTTGTTGGCATCAGAGGATCTTTGCCATTTATTGATGGAGCAAGTTTGAATAAACCTGAGTTTTCAACCTATGATGAAAATGGTTGGATCATTGAAGGTTATGGTGTTGATCCTGATATTTATGTCGATAATGATCCTGCAAAAGAATATGCTGGAATTGATGAACAACTCAATAAAGCCATCGAAGTTATATTGGAAGAATTGAAAAACAATCCACAGGAAATTCCTGATATTCCAAAGTTTCCGCTAAAGAATAAATAA
- a CDS encoding T9SS type A sorting domain-containing protein: MKKGFLQFFSLLIGLVFSVGVYAQTASDLFFSEYAEGSSNHKYIELFNGTGASVDLSDYAILINYNGNAWNGLFTFAASTMLADKDVYVIGNSSADSVIVANSDVSVAYNDSGYIVGFNGDDVRGLCKIVGAGTTETDTYTYYGVDFYLQVIDLFGLYDGIDPGSGWDVAGVAAATKDHTLIRKRTVMGPNTDWTASAGTNTTDSEWIVEAKDTWTDVGMHTFGAPPPTTFPKYYIGQVTTNDSIFSPDSLGVKCWVEGIVIGPDFDGNAGLSFTIADGDGINVFNFVDVNDYVVKEGDKIAVLGAIDFYRGLTEIKVDSIVVLDSNKMFPPPMLVSMLGETTESELIMLEKVMLTDTSQWPLAGSSANVEITNGIDTFVMRIDSDTDIDGTPFPTMPFNVIGIGGQYDYNSPYDEGYQIFPRYLSDIMVIIPPPMYTIGQVTSVDADGSPDSLGVKCILQGVVHGVNYRAYKPGLQFVLHDGLNGIWLYLNSGDLGYTFREGDRIGVAGEIGFYNGLTEIIPEAIMVLDSAQTLNTPTVVTEVKEMYEAELVKFEMVWVADTNQWPKPTDYAVNVEVTNGIDTFIMRIVTDCDIHGTPVRLDTFHLVGLIGQYDFAAPYDEGYQIFPRYMTDLIHHDPVSVNDIDFTSKFRTFPNPNSGQFVLENNSRKEVQITVINPLGETVYSSKSSSMLHRINLNEKASGIYFIQVNEVDGDGAYTGRVLVK, from the coding sequence ATGAAAAAGGGATTTTTACAATTTTTTAGCTTATTGATTGGTTTAGTCTTTTCAGTAGGTGTTTATGCACAAACCGCCTCCGATTTATTCTTTTCGGAATATGCAGAAGGCTCAAGTAATCATAAATACATTGAGCTCTTTAATGGAACAGGCGCAAGTGTCGATTTATCCGATTATGCTATCTTGATTAACTACAATGGCAATGCCTGGAATGGACTTTTTACTTTTGCAGCTTCAACCATGTTGGCAGATAAAGATGTGTATGTAATTGGTAATAGCAGTGCTGATTCAGTAATTGTTGCAAACTCTGATGTATCAGTAGCATACAATGATTCTGGCTATATAGTTGGTTTCAACGGTGATGATGTTCGTGGTTTATGCAAAATTGTTGGTGCCGGAACAACCGAAACTGACACCTATACTTATTATGGTGTTGATTTCTATCTTCAAGTAATTGATCTTTTTGGTCTTTATGATGGAATTGATCCTGGTTCAGGATGGGACGTAGCCGGAGTTGCTGCAGCAACTAAAGATCACACATTGATTCGGAAACGTACTGTTATGGGACCAAATACTGATTGGACTGCATCTGCAGGTACAAACACAACAGACTCAGAATGGATTGTTGAAGCGAAGGATACATGGACAGATGTTGGAATGCATACTTTTGGTGCACCTCCTCCAACCACTTTCCCAAAATACTACATTGGTCAGGTAACAACCAATGATAGCATTTTTTCGCCTGATTCACTTGGCGTAAAATGTTGGGTTGAAGGAATTGTAATTGGTCCTGATTTCGATGGAAACGCTGGTTTATCTTTCACCATTGCTGATGGAGATGGAATCAATGTTTTCAATTTTGTTGATGTTAATGATTATGTAGTTAAAGAAGGTGATAAAATTGCCGTACTTGGAGCAATTGATTTCTACAGAGGATTAACTGAAATCAAAGTGGATTCAATAGTGGTACTTGATTCAAACAAAATGTTTCCTCCTCCTATGCTGGTTAGCATGTTAGGAGAAACTACAGAATCTGAATTAATCATGCTTGAGAAGGTGATGTTGACTGACACTTCTCAATGGCCTTTAGCAGGTAGCAGTGCCAATGTTGAAATTACAAATGGTATCGATACATTTGTCATGAGAATTGATAGCGATACAGATATTGATGGCACTCCATTCCCAACAATGCCATTTAATGTTATTGGTATTGGTGGACAGTATGATTATAATTCACCCTATGATGAAGGTTATCAAATCTTCCCAAGATATTTATCTGATATCATGGTAATAATTCCTCCTCCAATGTACACAATTGGTCAAGTTACGTCTGTTGATGCAGATGGTAGTCCTGATTCATTAGGTGTAAAATGTATTTTACAAGGAGTTGTTCATGGAGTAAATTATCGTGCTTACAAGCCAGGTTTACAATTTGTATTACACGATGGACTTAATGGTATCTGGTTATATCTTAACAGTGGCGATTTAGGTTATACCTTCCGTGAAGGTGATCGAATTGGTGTTGCCGGTGAAATTGGCTTCTATAATGGTTTAACAGAAATTATTCCTGAAGCTATTATGGTTCTCGATTCTGCTCAAACATTAAATACACCAACTGTTGTTACAGAAGTGAAAGAAATGTATGAAGCAGAATTAGTGAAATTCGAAATGGTTTGGGTAGCTGATACTAACCAATGGCCAAAGCCTACTGACTATGCTGTAAATGTTGAAGTTACAAACGGTATTGATACGTTTATCATGAGAATAGTTACAGATTGTGATATCCATGGAACACCCGTACGTTTGGATACATTCCATTTAGTAGGATTAATTGGACAATATGACTTTGCTGCTCCTTATGATGAAGGTTATCAAATATTCCCAAGATACATGACTGACCTTATTCATCATGATCCAGTATCTGTAAATGATATTGATTTTACTAGCAAATTCAGAACATTCCCTAATCCAAATAGTGGTCAATTTGTTTTGGAAAACAATAGTAGAAAAGAAGTTCAAATAACTGTAATCAACCCATTAGGTGAAACAGTTTATAGTTCAAAATCAAGCAGCATGCTGCATCGAATTAATTTGAATGAAAAAGCAAGTGGAATCTATTTTATTCAGGTGAATGAAGTAGATGGAGATGGTGCTTACACTGGAAGAGTACTTGTTAAATAA
- a CDS encoding TIGR02757 family protein produces MTSLELKVFLDEKVEQYNNTSFIETDPISVPHLFSKKEDIEIAAFFAATLAWGQRSVIIRNAKLLMEWMDYSPHQFILNYQEKDLIPFQQFKHRTFNGDDCVFFIQSLHHIYKKFGTLEKAFEVDKSSNSNEIIKSAIINFRTHFFQGEHLKRTQKHVSNPLSNSACKRLNMLLRWMVRHDNKGVDFGIWKSLSPADLLCPLDIHTGNTGRKLKLIQRKQNDWKTVEELSKVLNSLDSEDPVKYDYALFGLGVFEKF; encoded by the coding sequence ATTACATCACTTGAACTCAAAGTTTTCCTTGACGAAAAAGTTGAACAATACAACAACACATCCTTTATTGAAACAGATCCAATTTCTGTTCCCCATTTATTCAGCAAAAAAGAGGATATTGAAATAGCTGCTTTTTTTGCTGCTACGCTTGCCTGGGGACAACGTTCTGTTATTATTCGTAACGCTAAATTACTGATGGAGTGGATGGACTACAGTCCACATCAGTTTATACTCAATTATCAAGAAAAAGACTTAATTCCTTTTCAGCAATTCAAACACCGTACTTTTAATGGTGATGATTGTGTTTTCTTCATTCAGTCATTGCATCATATCTACAAAAAATTTGGAACTCTTGAAAAAGCATTTGAGGTAGATAAAAGCTCCAATTCTAATGAAATAATAAAATCTGCAATCATCAATTTCAGAACTCATTTTTTTCAAGGAGAACATCTCAAGAGAACACAAAAGCATGTATCCAATCCCCTATCAAATTCGGCATGTAAACGATTGAATATGCTTCTTCGCTGGATGGTTAGGCATGACAATAAAGGAGTTGATTTTGGCATTTGGAAGAGCTTATCACCAGCTGATCTTCTTTGTCCGCTAGATATCCATACAGGCAATACTGGCAGAAAACTTAAGCTTATTCAAAGAAAACAAAACGACTGGAAAACTGTTGAAGAATTAAGCAAAGTGCTTAATTCTCTTGATTCAGAGGATCCTGTGAAGTATGATTATGCTTTATTTGGATTAGGGGTGTTTGAAAAGTTCTGA
- a CDS encoding glycosyl hydrolase — translation MSKKRTTYIIPIVFIFLINGFSSSLFCQHINILISNSPSIEEPSIMINPFKTDEMVAGANLNYSFYSYDGGVKWTEQKLQSTYGVWGDPVLIIDNNQDYYYFHLSNPDSGNWIDRIVCQKSTDQGRNWSNGTFTGLNGTKVQDKEWAVVDRTTNNIYMTWTQFDVYGGITTPKPGDSTHIMFSMTSDGGQNWSQAIRIDETGGYCFDDDDAVEGAVPAVGPNGEVYVCWTGPLGLMFDRSVDSGKKWLEHDIKVSDVPGGWNYVIPGIYRANGLPVIACDTSGGNNHGTIYINWSDQRNGLDNTDIWLVKSTDGGNTWTQPTLVNNDNAVKQQFFTWMTIDQTSGFLYFVFYDRRNHDDEYTDVYLALSKNAGETFENHLISDSPFRPFPTVFFGDYTNISAHDGVVRPIWTRLDDTKLSVYTAIIDTSFTALPEIKNQDFVVENPSPNPFNSSSYLSFKLKKSSYVKLNVIDIFGRQVELMIDEQLPPGKYINHLDAEKHELKEGIYFYQLLVDKKLTSRKILFTN, via the coding sequence ATGTCAAAAAAAAGAACAACATATATCATCCCTATTGTTTTTATCTTCTTAATAAATGGGTTTTCATCAAGCCTTTTTTGTCAACACATCAATATTCTGATTAGTAACTCACCCAGCATTGAGGAACCCTCCATTATGATTAATCCATTTAAAACAGATGAAATGGTTGCTGGCGCAAATTTAAACTATAGTTTTTATAGTTACGATGGTGGAGTAAAATGGACTGAGCAAAAACTACAATCAACATATGGCGTTTGGGGTGATCCAGTGCTCATAATTGATAACAATCAGGATTATTATTATTTTCACTTATCGAATCCGGATAGTGGTAATTGGATAGATCGAATTGTATGTCAGAAAAGTACAGATCAGGGGCGAAATTGGTCGAATGGAACATTCACAGGTTTGAATGGTACAAAAGTACAAGACAAAGAATGGGCTGTTGTCGACCGAACTACTAATAATATTTACATGACATGGACACAGTTTGATGTATATGGAGGTATTACAACACCCAAACCCGGAGATAGTACGCACATTATGTTTTCCATGACATCTGATGGAGGTCAAAATTGGTCACAAGCCATTCGAATTGACGAAACCGGAGGATATTGCTTTGATGATGACGATGCTGTGGAAGGAGCGGTTCCTGCAGTTGGACCCAATGGAGAAGTATATGTTTGTTGGACGGGTCCATTGGGATTGATGTTCGATCGTTCTGTTGATTCTGGAAAGAAATGGTTGGAACATGACATCAAAGTTTCTGATGTACCTGGCGGCTGGAACTATGTAATTCCCGGAATATACCGAGCCAATGGATTACCTGTCATAGCTTGCGATACTTCTGGAGGGAATAATCATGGGACAATTTATATCAATTGGAGTGATCAAAGAAACGGGCTTGACAATACAGATATCTGGCTTGTTAAATCAACTGATGGAGGCAATACCTGGACACAACCTACATTAGTAAATAATGACAATGCAGTAAAACAGCAATTTTTCACATGGATGACTATTGATCAGACCAGTGGGTTTCTTTACTTTGTTTTTTATGACAGACGTAATCATGATGATGAATATACCGATGTGTATTTAGCTCTTTCAAAAAATGCAGGAGAAACATTTGAGAACCATTTGATTAGTGACTCTCCTTTCAGACCATTTCCAACCGTATTTTTTGGTGATTACACCAATATTTCAGCACATGATGGGGTTGTGCGACCTATTTGGACCCGACTAGATGATACGAAACTCAGTGTATATACTGCTATAATCGACACCTCTTTTACAGCTTTACCTGAGATAAAAAATCAGGATTTTGTTGTTGAAAATCCATCACCAAATCCATTCAACAGCAGCTCGTATTTATCTTTCAAATTAAAAAAATCGTCTTATGTAAAACTTAATGTTATTGATATTTTTGGGCGTCAAGTTGAATTAATGATAGACGAACAACTTCCTCCAGGAAAATATATCAACCATTTAGATGCCGAGAAACATGAATTAAAAGAAGGCATTTATTTCTATCAGTTACTCGTTGATAAAAAGCTGACCAGCCGTAAAATCCTATTTACAAATTAA
- a CDS encoding sugar transferase encodes MNRRKFTIQYLLSDLLGTGIAWTLFFIFRKMFIEPAKYGYKVPIRFDENFYLALIIIPAFWLFIYWLNGSYKNIYRKSRLKEIVSGFIIIFFGTLLIFFVLLLDDEVRNYKVYRTTFSSLFILQYFIVTTSRMVILTMIKNKIRKRIISFNTLIVGSNDNALKLFQELENERYSQGYNFKGYVNVIDSPEPSLNNFLTHFGNYTDIRKIIQEHNIEIVILAIQSSEHEQLHKVISLLKEEQVNIKIIPDNYDLISGSVKMNYIFGTALMDISPEIMPQWQKHFKRLIDIVFSALVLILFSPALITIAIFIKLDSKGSIFFLQERIGKNMKPFQIVKFRTMIKNAEKNGPELSHTNDPRVTKVGHYLRKYRLDEVPQFYNVLKGEMSIIGPRPERQFFIDKIMEHAPQYRYLLKIRPGITSWGQIKYGYAENVEQMLERMKFDILYMENMSLSMDFKIVFYTILIIIKGTGK; translated from the coding sequence TTGAATAGACGTAAATTCACCATACAATATTTATTATCTGATTTATTAGGGACAGGAATTGCCTGGACCCTTTTCTTCATATTCAGGAAAATGTTTATTGAGCCAGCAAAATATGGCTATAAAGTACCTATCCGATTTGATGAGAATTTTTATCTTGCATTAATCATCATTCCAGCTTTTTGGCTATTCATTTATTGGTTAAATGGCTCTTATAAAAATATTTACAGAAAATCAAGATTAAAGGAAATTGTAAGCGGTTTTATCATCATCTTTTTTGGCACATTGTTAATTTTCTTTGTTTTGCTTTTGGATGATGAAGTTAGAAATTACAAAGTTTATCGCACAACTTTCTCCTCACTTTTTATACTGCAATATTTCATTGTCACCACATCGCGAATGGTTATTCTGACAATGATAAAAAATAAAATTCGAAAAAGGATTATCTCTTTCAATACCCTGATTGTTGGAAGTAACGACAATGCACTTAAACTATTTCAGGAATTAGAAAATGAACGTTATTCTCAAGGATATAATTTCAAAGGTTATGTGAATGTAATTGATTCGCCAGAACCTTCACTGAATAATTTCCTAACACATTTTGGAAATTACACGGATATCAGAAAAATCATTCAGGAACATAATATCGAGATCGTTATTCTTGCTATACAATCATCCGAACATGAGCAATTGCACAAAGTGATTTCTTTGCTGAAAGAAGAGCAAGTTAACATCAAAATCATTCCTGATAATTATGATTTAATTAGTGGCAGTGTGAAAATGAATTACATTTTTGGTACTGCATTAATGGATATTTCTCCTGAAATCATGCCTCAATGGCAAAAGCATTTCAAGCGCTTGATTGATATCGTTTTTTCTGCTCTCGTATTAATTTTGTTCTCTCCTGCATTAATTACCATTGCAATTTTCATCAAACTGGACAGTAAAGGTTCTATTTTCTTTTTACAGGAACGAATTGGTAAAAACATGAAGCCTTTCCAGATTGTGAAATTCAGAACCATGATTAAGAATGCAGAGAAAAATGGTCCGGAACTTTCACATACGAACGATCCAAGAGTGACCAAAGTTGGTCATTATCTGCGGAAATATAGATTGGATGAAGTTCCACAGTTTTACAATGTGCTAAAAGGCGAAATGTCTATTATTGGTCCCCGGCCAGAACGACAATTTTTCATTGACAAAATTATGGAGCATGCTCCTCAATATAGATACTTATTAAAAATAAGACCCGGCATTACTTCCTGGGGGCAAATCAAATACGGCTATGCTGAAAATGTTGAGCAAATGCTTGAGCGCATGAAATTCGACATTCTCTACATGGAAAACATGTCGTTAAGCATGGACTTTAAGATTGTTTTCTACACCATTCTCATCATTATAAAGGGTACTGGTAAATAA
- a CDS encoding ATPase P, with amino-acid sequence MEIHIPGFKKLEIKNLVLDFNGTLGNDGLLNTNIIESVNILATKLNVYVLTADTYKMVREQCINLHVTLRIIAENNQDYTKMQFVKQLGSDETICIGNGRNDSLMLQEAALGIAVIEKEGGAVAAINSADLVVQGIENAIELLMKPMRLVSTLRS; translated from the coding sequence ATGGAAATACATATTCCCGGTTTCAAAAAATTAGAGATAAAAAACTTAGTATTGGATTTCAATGGAACTCTAGGAAATGATGGATTATTAAATACAAACATCATTGAGAGTGTTAACATTCTTGCTACCAAATTGAATGTATATGTATTGACAGCCGACACCTATAAAATGGTCAGAGAACAATGCATTAATTTACATGTAACATTAAGGATTATTGCAGAAAACAATCAGGATTACACAAAAATGCAATTTGTGAAACAACTGGGCAGTGATGAAACGATATGTATCGGGAATGGACGAAATGATTCTCTTATGCTCCAGGAAGCAGCATTGGGAATTGCTGTAATCGAAAAAGAAGGTGGTGCAGTTGCTGCAATCAATTCAGCGGATTTAGTTGTTCAGGGTATTGAAAATGCAATTGAATTATTGATGAAACCTATGCGCTTGGTTTCAACCTTACGCTCCTAA
- a CDS encoding phosphoglycerate kinase, with protein MKTVDNFNFKNKKALVRVDYNVPLNDAFEITDDSRIKASLPTLNKILADGGSLILMSHMGRPKGEKVERYSLKHIVDHLSKALNTNVKFADDCIGETTNELSTNLLAGEVLLLENLRYYKEEEKGDESFAKKLAEMGEIYVNDAFGTAHRAHASTTIVANYFPDNKCFGYLMKSEIENINKVLKESVKPLTAIIGGAKVSDKVLIIEQLLEKVDNLIIGGGMAYTFFRAMGGKTGDSLVEEDRIELASKLLNKAALKEVKIYLPIDSHIADSFSNEAKRRICNSDKIHTGWMGLDIGKTAIETYTNVIQNSKTILWNGPMGVFEFSNFQQGTKAIAEAVAEATKNGAFSLIGGGDSVAAINKFELHDQVSYISTGGGAMLEYLEGKELPGIKAILD; from the coding sequence ATGAAAACAGTCGACAACTTCAATTTTAAAAATAAAAAAGCTCTTGTTCGAGTTGATTATAATGTTCCCTTAAACGATGCGTTTGAAATAACAGATGATAGCCGCATCAAAGCCTCCTTGCCAACACTGAATAAAATTCTTGCTGATGGTGGCAGCCTGATTTTAATGTCACATATGGGGCGCCCTAAAGGAGAAAAAGTTGAAAGATATTCATTAAAGCATATTGTTGATCATTTATCCAAAGCGCTGAATACCAATGTAAAATTTGCTGATGACTGCATAGGTGAAACGACAAACGAATTAAGCACTAATTTGCTAGCAGGAGAAGTGTTGTTGCTTGAAAATCTTCGTTACTACAAAGAAGAGGAAAAAGGTGATGAGAGCTTTGCGAAAAAACTGGCTGAAATGGGCGAAATTTATGTAAATGATGCTTTCGGTACAGCACATAGAGCTCATGCATCTACGACCATAGTTGCAAATTATTTCCCTGACAATAAGTGTTTTGGCTACTTAATGAAAAGTGAAATTGAAAACATTAATAAAGTTTTAAAAGAATCGGTTAAACCGCTTACAGCTATTATAGGTGGAGCCAAAGTTTCTGACAAAGTATTGATTATTGAACAACTACTTGAAAAAGTTGACAACCTGATTATTGGTGGTGGAATGGCCTATACATTTTTCCGAGCAATGGGAGGAAAAACAGGCGATTCATTGGTTGAGGAAGATCGTATTGAATTGGCTTCAAAACTTCTCAACAAAGCAGCTTTGAAAGAAGTTAAGATTTATTTACCTATCGATTCGCATATTGCAGATTCATTCTCAAATGAAGCCAAAAGAAGAATATGCAATAGCGATAAAATTCATACAGGATGGATGGGACTCGATATTGGAAAAACGGCCATTGAAACGTATACAAATGTCATCCAAAACTCAAAAACAATTCTCTGGAATGGCCCAATGGGGGTTTTTGAATTCAGTAATTTTCAGCAAGGAACAAAAGCCATTGCTGAAGCCGTTGCCGAAGCTACAAAAAATGGTGCATTCTCCTTAATTGGTGGTGGCGATTCAGTGGCAGCAATTAATAAATTTGAGCTACACGATCAGGTGAGCTATATATCGACTGGAGGAGGTGCTATGCTTGAATATCTGGAAGGAAAGGAATTACCAGGAATAAAGGCTATACTGGATTAA